In a single window of the Halobaculum lipolyticum genome:
- a CDS encoding ubiquitin-like small modifier protein 1, whose protein sequence is MELTLKFFATFREAVGSKVVAREFADADTVGDVLAALEAEYEGLAGNLLVDGDLKPQINVLLNGREVLHMQGVETNVDDGDTLSVFPPVAGGEGPADPAVGGRP, encoded by the coding sequence ATGGAGCTCACGCTGAAGTTCTTCGCCACTTTCCGGGAGGCGGTCGGCTCGAAGGTCGTCGCCCGGGAGTTCGCCGACGCCGACACCGTCGGCGACGTGCTCGCGGCCCTCGAAGCCGAGTACGAGGGGCTGGCGGGCAACCTGCTCGTCGACGGCGACCTCAAGCCCCAGATCAACGTCCTGCTCAACGGGCGCGAGGTCCTCCACATGCAGGGCGTCGAGACGAACGTCGACGACGGCGACACGCTCTCGGTGTTCCCGCCGGTCGCGGGCGGCGAGGGACCCGCCGACCCGGCCGTCGGGGGACGGCCGTGA
- a CDS encoding DUF5778 family protein — protein sequence MTDAIDRDLYERTKALLEPGDIELLGMVVHTSLGGQEDLEMQELTVDLNEVIAEHADKGETYIYAGNDDTDFSSNQFQGLTLDDEAFVWECQQLLREGTFDLVFYYEAGVDQESLGEAVTALDGVEDVTLVP from the coding sequence ATGACCGACGCCATCGACCGGGACCTCTACGAGCGGACGAAGGCGCTGCTTGAACCGGGCGACATCGAGCTGCTGGGGATGGTTGTCCACACCTCTCTCGGCGGCCAAGAGGACCTCGAGATGCAGGAGCTAACCGTCGACCTGAACGAGGTTATCGCCGAGCACGCGGACAAAGGCGAGACGTACATCTACGCCGGCAACGACGACACGGACTTCTCGTCGAACCAGTTCCAGGGCCTCACGCTCGACGACGAGGCGTTCGTCTGGGAGTGTCAACAGCTGCTCCGCGAGGGGACGTTCGACCTCGTCTTCTACTACGAGGCGGGTGTCGACCAGGAGTCGCTCGGGGAGGCCGTCACCGCCCTCGACGGCGTCGAGGACGTGACGCTCGTCCCCTGA